From Punica granatum isolate Tunisia-2019 chromosome 1, ASM765513v2, whole genome shotgun sequence:
ACTAGAGAGTTCAATATATTATTGCTGGTCAAACCTAACCATGCTGGTGCAACTTATGGTCTGTGAAAATGCTTGCAGCAACTAAGGTAGAAttgctctttctttcttcatttGCAAATTTTGATGTTTTAAGCTAGGCAGTCCTTTGAATATGTTTATTTTTGAGAGCGGATATAGTAGTGCGAaaagattatataaaatttgaagttTATTCAGCTTATTGTTTTAAGGGGAATACTGCAAGTCTGCAATGACTAGCAACTGGCAGCTTATGCTGGTAGAAATATGACAAATATGATATGAGGAAATACTTTCTGAATATGCTAAAGTTTGATTTCCGCAAGATGATTACAATATGCTGGTATTCACTTACGTCTTGGGGACTAGCCTTCTTTTGGAATGGTAAAACGAAAGGCCTTATCTCATCCATGTGTTCATAAGCATAGGTGCACTCAATGATCAATAGTCTTGAAAGGCAGTTGGTGGGTTCTAGTCAGTTACTCTTTTAGAGGGCTGACCATCATATGCATTTCTAAATGAATTCCAACTTCTGTCTTCCTTCATGTAAACATTTCTGCATGTCTAAGGCCAATTTATCCACACAAATGGCGATGGTTCAATACATCTCACATGCTCTAGGGAGCCCTGAGGCATTTTATTGTGGAAGCAAGTCTgcctttttccattttccattaaaaaaaccCAAAATGTGAAAGGGTAGTTAGTGGCAGATAGCGATTTTGAAGATGTATTTGAAATGAGAAGTCCTTGAGTTCTGTGTCTTCCTTTATCGCTTATTCTGATATCATGTTTTGCAGCTGGAGTGCCTCTCGAGAATATTTTGTATCTTGGAGGACCCAATATTGCCTCAGAGATTTACAGTAAGGAATATGCCAATGCCCGGATATGTGGGTCAGCAAAGTGGAGGAAGTCATTGGCCAAGTTTTTGAGGCAGCCCCATTTTATCGTGTGGGACAATGGCGACCTTGTCACTCATGAAGTTATGGGTGGATTGAAGAATGTCTATGCCATTGGAGCAGGTATGtcgagggagagagagatgaatTCATTAGCCCTTGTGCTTAATTTTGGATAGGGATGTCTCCACTTTTAATAAAGGACATTCTAAGTGAGGCGCTCTTAAAGCTGAAAACTGCTTTTGGAAGTTGTTTCGAAAATCACCGTTTCTATAAACTAATTTTGGTGGTCAAATCTTTGTGTTTGGAGACACTTCCAGAAGTCCCATATCTTTCTGCAGATTTTCTAGtataaaagaaatttgatCTTTGAGCATATGTCAATGTCTACTCGAATTTCTGCAGGTATGGTTGCTGCTCTTACAAACGAGAGTGCAACAAGCAAATCGGTGTACTTTGCCCTCTGTACATCTGAGATGATATTCATAACCCATCTGCTAGCAGAGGATCCTGAGAAGCTCGCAGGCCCCTTACTTGCAGACACATATGTGACTCTCCTCAAAGGTCGGAATGCTTGGTATGGACATAAATTAGCTCAGCGTGAACTCAACCTCGAGATGGGTGATAACATCAAGGGGAAGGGAATGATCCAGGTATTTCATTCAGCATTCGCTAAAAATATCTTCCAAAGCTTGTAAAATggataattttgattttttgagCTTGGTGTATTGAAGCGGAAACTTCTGAAACTTTACTAAGTTGGGACTCCACTCTTTTATGTCGTGCTATAGGGTGTCTCAGCTGTGAAGGCGTTTTACGAACTGTTGAGTCAGTCGTGCTTAAGTTTCCTCCACCCCGAAGAACAGAAACCCGTTGCTCCTGTTGAGCTCTGCCCAATACTAAGGATGCTTTACAAGATATTAATCCTAAGGTACTGTAAAATCTTAAAACTGCATTCTCAGTTCACTAGAGTCCCAGAACCTTTACTCAGAAGCCCTTTCGCCAGATTCAACTCTTTGATGATTGTTGATTGACtgagaaaataaattactgTTATATGATCAAGTAAAAGTTTGTTTTCTATGTGATCGTTCAGGGAGTACGCTTGCGAAGGAATTCTTCAAGCGCTAAGGGACGAATCAATGAACGATCCTCGAGACAGGATCGAGATCGCACAGACCCATTCCTTTTACAGGCCATCACTTTTAGGCCAGCAGCCACTGTAACTGATCATTGATTTGTTCGGGCGAATTTTGTATGTATCTATAATATTGCTCTGGGAGGCTCTAGGTGCGTGctgttctttttcttctagCCCCACGCTTCATCATCGATCGCATGGACATGTTACGATCTAGTGCggctattctttttttttttttttttttttttgtgcaatgCCTGTAGCATAACGTACAATCCCGAGATTCTGCTTTCTGTAGAACGCACAACGAGTCAAGTGATGTTCACGTTACTGATGTTTAATGATATATAATACCATCGTTTCCTGTATAATACATACaagctttttatattttatttttggatgaactttttttttttaaatattttttgtaaaGGATTCCTGTAATAAGAAGAAGGTAATTGAGCCGCCAAATGCATAGAAGTGATCCTATGCATGAActgttaaattttttgtaaaCCTCCACTGTTTAtactattttctcaaatttagcATCAACTCTCAAATTTTCCAAATATAGCAGCGCGTTACCCAAATTAGACAAAATATATCATCTGTTTTCAATTTCGTTACGGTTCTTGACGTGACAACTAACGGCTGTCAACGTGACCTATTGATTTTTAAGCTCAACCATCAACCCTCGACCCTCAAGACAAGGTGGCCCGAGTCCGACCACCTCTCTTTAGGGGTTGAGGGTCGGCGGGGAGCCCCCAAGCCAGGTTGGGGCTCCCCTCCCCTCTCCCCCTGTTTTTCTATCAAGAAAACGAGGGAAGAGGGGAGGGGCCCCCCCGACCCAACTGGGGGCTTCCCCCTCCAACCCTCAAGGGTTGAGGGACGGCGGTGGAGTCCCAAGCCTGGTCGAGGCCCCCCTCCCCTGTTCTCCTGTTTTTCTATCAAGAAAATGGAGGAGGGGGGCCCAACTCAGCAGTGGAGCCCCAAGCCGGGTCGGGGCTCCCCCTCCCCTCTTCCACCGTTTTCGGATGACATGATCAGCTACATTCCGAATCTGGTTGAGATTAGTTTTTGGAATTGTAGAAATATCCGACATCTTCCTCCACTGGGTCTGCTGCCTCATCTCAAGTCCTTGAAGACGGCCCATCTAGACATGGTCGACTGCATAGATAACAATAACGGCAAAGTTTTGGGCAACGATGTGAGCACAAGAGGAACGACTTCTGATACAATAGTTAGCAAGGGGAGGACCATCAGACTATGCTAAAAAAGTCCTTTCCACGCCTTTCTCAGTTATATATCGTCAAGTGGCCCAAGCTGACATCTCTGCCAATCCTTCCACAGCTTGAGAGGCTGACGCTTTATGATGTCAACGAAGGAATACGACACGGGTTAGCAACTCAGCTTGAAGCATTTGACAACTGGGGGGACGAAGACTCTTGAAAAAGTGCCAAACGAGTGGCTGCATGGGCTCGTTTCCCTCTCCAGTATGGAAATTGCTCGTTGACCTCTCTGTCTCATGGTATGCAAAATCTGGAAAAAGCTTGAACAACTTCATATTAGGGAGTGCGACCAGCTTGACCTCTCTGTCGATGAGGATGGGAATGCACTGCAATTTCAAGCACTCACGAGCCTCCGACATCTAACCATCTATGGAATCCTGAAACTCATATTGCTGCCGGAGTGGTTTTTTCATCTCAGTGCAATTTCAAGCACTCACGGGTTTTCCAAAATAATTTGGGCCagaatttcaaaaaaagaagaagatatgggtctttttttaaaaatcagcTGGATGAAGAAGGGCACTTGTCATTGTTATATTGGAGGTTAAAAATCATTAGATCACGTTGGCAGCCGTTAGTTGCCACGTCAAGAACCGTGACGGAATTGAAgacatatgatatatttgatcTAACGTTAATAACGTGCTGCtagatttgaaaaattttagagttgatgttaaatttgagaaaacgGCGTAAGTTTTGATCTTCCAAGAAAATAAGTGAActgtcaaatttttttaacaagcATAACATGGCAAATGGCAATtggtttttctctctctcagtATATATGACTGTGCCTTTACTTTTTTAACTTTCTGTTATccactttttccttttcttactATACATCTCTGTTATCAGagatgataaaaataatagttCTGTATCTCTCAAAATTATACGAGGATTGAGCTTCAACTAGTCCAATGTCAGAGAGTGAATCGCTTGGAGAATTGGATTTTGTTTTTAGGTAAAAGGAGAGGGGATCCTATATGTACAGAAGAGAATGGCCCGATAAATTATATTGTGGAGCTATGGTAGTAGGCTCGATGGGCCGGCCTAGTTCTTCATTGGCCCGGCCCATGGTAGTAGTAGAGCTTTGTATGTATTATTGTATGAGAGCAAAGCAATGCCATTCCAAACACAGCACAACACAACACAACGACGAACTCGCAGTCgcaggaagagagagagagagatgtctCTGGTAGACTACGCCTCTTCTTCCGACGAAGACGCTCCCGAGGTTgatgaagaaggagaagaggagcGGAAGGAGAAAGTAGAGAGAGCTGAAGCCCCGAAGCTGGAGCCTTCTCCTCCGCCCCCTGTTCTTCCTCAGAAGCGGTAATCATGCGAGCTCACCATTTCAGTTCTTGCTTCATATTGCAATCAAATCGCAATGGCACGACTAGGGCTTAGGAGTGGCATGTTACTCTGTAATCTTTGCTTTGAGAACAACAA
This genomic window contains:
- the LOC116198198 gene encoding probable glycerol-3-phosphate dehydrogenase [NAD(+)] 1, cytosolic is translated as MVGTTVDTTINAYSNGTIQNSNGSLVGKLDELRALMGKAEGDPLRIVGVGAGAWGSVFVAMLQESYGHLRDKVLIRIWRRPGRSVDKATAEHLFEVINSREDVLRRLIRRCAYLKYVEARLGDRTLHADEILKDGFCLNMIDTPLCPLKVVTNLQEAVWDADIVVNGLPSTETQEVFEEISQYWKERVSMPVIISLAKGVEAELQPEPRVITPTQMINRATGVPLENILYLGGPNIASEIYSKEYANARICGSAKWRKSLAKFLRQPHFIVWDNGDLVTHEVMGGLKNVYAIGAGMVAALTNESATSKSVYFALCTSEMIFITHLLAEDPEKLAGPLLADTYVTLLKGRNAWYGHKLAQRELNLEMGDNIKGKGMIQGVSAVKAFYELLSQSCLSFLHPEEQKPVAPVELCPILRMLYKILILREYACEGILQALRDESMNDPRDRIEIAQTHSFYRPSLLGQQPL